One segment of Xanthomonas oryzae pv. oryzae DNA contains the following:
- the mnmA gene encoding tRNA 2-thiouridine(34) synthase MnmA gives MSTPHIVVGVSGGVDSSVAAWKLAQQGEPIAGLFMQNWADDGSGDCRAEDDRRDAVAVCGVLGMPFHFRDFSGEYWSGVFEHFLAEYAAGRTPNPDVLCNREVKFKHFLDAAQALGAERIATGHYAQVAHRGGRWRLLRGADRDKDQSYFLHQLGQSQLAATLFPIGDLEKSTLRRIARDAGLPTHAKKDSTGICFIGERDFREFLGRYLPARTGEIRDPQGQRIAEHPGVFYFTLGQREGLNIGGVRGRAAAPWYVVGKDVASNVLYVDQDRDSPLLQSRWLQSEQAHWVTGAPPARRFSCTAQTRYRQPDEPCTVDVQDDGSVQVHFERPQRAVTPGQSLVLYDGKECLGGAVIAATDAPLERQLAGSSFSSEVVA, from the coding sequence ATGAGTACGCCGCACATTGTGGTAGGCGTGTCTGGCGGCGTGGATTCGTCGGTGGCCGCATGGAAGCTGGCGCAGCAGGGCGAGCCGATCGCCGGGCTGTTCATGCAGAATTGGGCCGACGACGGCAGCGGCGATTGCCGCGCCGAAGACGATCGCCGCGACGCGGTCGCGGTCTGCGGCGTGCTGGGTATGCCGTTTCATTTCCGCGACTTCTCCGGCGAATACTGGAGCGGCGTGTTCGAGCATTTCCTGGCCGAATACGCGGCCGGGCGCACGCCTAACCCGGACGTGTTGTGCAACCGCGAAGTCAAGTTCAAGCATTTTCTCGACGCAGCGCAGGCGCTCGGCGCAGAGCGCATCGCCACCGGCCATTACGCGCAGGTGGCGCATCGCGGCGGGCGCTGGCGCCTGTTGCGTGGCGCCGACCGCGACAAGGACCAGAGCTATTTTTTGCATCAGCTGGGACAGAGCCAGCTGGCGGCGACGCTCTTCCCGATCGGCGATCTGGAAAAAAGCACGCTGCGTCGAATCGCCCGGGACGCCGGCTTGCCGACCCACGCCAAGAAGGATTCCACCGGCATCTGCTTCATCGGCGAGCGCGATTTCCGCGAATTTCTGGGCCGCTACCTGCCCGCGCGCACCGGCGAGATCCGCGACCCGCAGGGGCAGCGCATCGCCGAGCATCCTGGGGTGTTCTACTTCACCCTGGGTCAGCGCGAGGGGCTGAACATCGGCGGCGTGCGCGGGCGTGCTGCCGCGCCGTGGTACGTGGTTGGCAAGGATGTGGCGAGCAATGTGCTGTACGTGGACCAGGACCGCGACAGCCCATTGCTGCAATCGCGCTGGCTGCAGTCCGAACAAGCCCACTGGGTGACCGGTGCGCCGCCGGCACGCCGCTTCAGCTGCACTGCGCAGACCCGCTACCGCCAGCCCGACGAGCCCTGCACGGTCGACGTGCAGGACGATGGCAGCGTGCAGGTGCACTTCGAACGGCCGCAACGGGCGGTGACGCCGGGGCAGTCGCTGGTGCTGTACGACGGCAAGGAATGCCTGGGCGGTGCCGTCATCGCCGCCACCGACGCACCGCTGGAACGCCAGTTGGCGGGATCTTCTTTTTCCTCCGAGGTAGTGGCTTGA
- a CDS encoding NUDIX hydrolase, translating to MSVRQQRWHPDVTVATIVVRNGRFLQVEESIGGRLLLNQPAGHLEPNESLLDAAVRETLEETGWDVRLTQFIGTYQWVAPNGQCFLRFAFVADALTHHPDRGLDVGVVRALWMTPEELSASTERLRSPLVWDVVADYLAGQRYPLSLVRHLA from the coding sequence ATGAGCGTCAGGCAGCAACGCTGGCATCCTGATGTGACAGTTGCGACGATTGTGGTGCGCAACGGGCGCTTCCTGCAGGTGGAAGAATCCATTGGCGGCCGCCTGCTGTTGAACCAGCCCGCCGGCCATCTGGAGCCGAACGAAAGCCTGCTGGATGCGGCCGTGCGCGAAACCCTGGAGGAGACCGGCTGGGATGTGCGCCTGACCCAATTTATCGGTACCTACCAATGGGTTGCGCCCAACGGGCAGTGCTTTTTGCGCTTTGCCTTCGTTGCCGATGCCCTGACGCACCACCCCGACCGCGGCCTGGACGTCGGCGTGGTGCGCGCGTTGTGGATGACACCGGAAGAATTGAGCGCCTCGACCGAGCGCCTGCGCAGCCCGCTGGTGTGGGACGTGGTGGCCGATTACCTGGCTGGGCAGCGCTATCCGCTGTCGCTGGTGCGGCACCTCGCATGA
- the hflD gene encoding high frequency lysogenization protein HflD, with the protein MSVSMDHRVLALAGVAQALQQVRRIAETGHSEAATVRTAMDSVFRVDAASPEAVYGSAAAVAPGLRLLHNYFRNQGQDDVLPRLALAVLQLERRFVRDTATVATVASGIDAAARQAQQLGDSNHPDVLSSLGGLYAQTISHLRPKVMVQGNPHYLGQAGVVAEIRALLLAAVRSAVLWRQMGGSLWDFLFAKRAMIEAVDRALR; encoded by the coding sequence ATGAGTGTTTCCATGGATCACCGTGTGCTGGCGCTTGCCGGCGTCGCCCAGGCCCTGCAACAGGTGCGGCGGATCGCCGAGACCGGGCATTCGGAAGCCGCGACGGTGCGCACCGCCATGGATAGCGTGTTCCGGGTGGACGCTGCCTCGCCGGAGGCCGTGTACGGCTCTGCCGCAGCGGTGGCGCCCGGTCTGCGCCTGCTGCACAACTATTTCCGCAATCAGGGCCAGGACGATGTGCTGCCGCGTCTGGCACTGGCGGTCTTGCAACTGGAACGCCGGTTCGTACGCGACACCGCGACCGTGGCCACCGTCGCCAGCGGAATCGACGCGGCGGCACGCCAGGCGCAGCAACTGGGCGACAGCAACCATCCCGATGTGTTGAGCTCGCTCGGTGGGCTGTACGCGCAGACCATCAGCCACCTGCGGCCCAAGGTCATGGTGCAAGGTAACCCGCACTACCTGGGCCAGGCAGGTGTGGTCGCCGAGATCCGCGCGCTGTTGCTGGCAGCGGTGCGCTCGGCGGTGCTATGGCGACAGATGGGCGGCAGCCTGTGGGATTTCCTGTTCGCCAAACGCGCAATGATCGAAGCGGTGGACCGCGCGCTGCGCTAG